Genomic segment of Antricoccus suffuscus:
GTGAAGGACGGTTTCGGTCGCAACGTCAACCACAGCCATCCGGTCGGCGAACTCGCAGCTGACGAGCATCCGGCGCCCGTTGGCAGTGAAGTCGAGGTGGTCGATGCCGGCGCAATTGGGCACCGATAGCTGATGTTGCAGCTTCCAGGTGTGCGGGTCGTAGAAGTCCAGCCGTTTGCGGTCTTCAGCCACGACAATCGCATGCAGGCCATCAGGGGTGAAGTAAAGGTTGTACGGATCGTCGATGAGGAACGGGGCGCCGATCTGACCGGTCTTGGGGTCGATCGGAGTCAGTGACCCGGGCCCGAGGTCCGATGCGACGTACAGCGTCTTCAGGTCGTACGACGGTACGACGTGCTGCGGCTCGGTGCCCATCGTGATCGGATAGGTGCCGATCACCGCCATCGTCTGCTGGTCGATGATCGTCACCGAGTTGCTTTTGCTGTTGGGCACGTAAACCAGCGCCCGGTCGCCTTGCACCGTCGGGCTGAAGTTGTTGGGGGTGTCGGCCGCATACACGTTGGTGGGGGACAGCGGAGGCGGCATCCCCGGAAGTAGATCGTCGGTCGACGCGGGACTCGAGGTCGCGGCGCTCGAGGCGCTCGAGGCGCTCGAAGATGGAGGCGACGAACTCGACGACGTGGAGTCGGCGGCCTGACTGGACGAGCACGCTCCGGCCGAGGCGATCAGCGCGCCGAGGATCGCGAGCACTCGCAGCCGAGATGCGGTAGGCGCTCTCATGCGCGCAGCAGGTGGGACACGGTGACCGGCGTCAGACCCCGCGACGCGAGGTCGGCAAGCACCCCAGGCATAGCCGAGATAGTCCCGGGGTGACCGAGATGCATGCTGACTATGGATCCGCCGGTCGCGGTCGCGGTCTGCTTGTGAATCACGCTGACTCCCGGGTCCGTCCAATCCAAAGAGTCCACATCATAAGACAGACACACCGGATAACCCAGCTGCCCGGCGATCGAGCGAATCAGTGGAGTTGAGTGCTGTGCGCCGGACTGTCGGAAATAGCGCCCTGGTGCGCCCGACAGCTTGACCAGCAAGTCGCGGCACTGCGCGATCTCCGAGGTGGTCGCCGCCGCGTCGAGGTTGGACAGCGTCGGGTGGGTATAGGTGTGGTTGGCCAACTCGTAACCGTGGTCGGTGATCGTCTTGGCCATCGACGGGTTGGCTGCCAACCAGGTGCCCACGGCGAACACGGTGATCGGGACACCGCGGTCACTGACGGCTGCGAACAGCTCGTTAGCGAGCGCGGGATCGCCGGAACCGTGGAAGGTGAGGGCCACCTCTTGCCGAGTGCGCGGCCCGTTGGCGACTTCGACCGACGGGCCGCCGGACGGAGGCGCGCTGGAGGAAGAAGTTGCCGGCGGCGTACTACTTGCCGGCGCGGTCGACGATGTTGACGGTGTCGCAGCGTGCCGGACGGCGCGGCTGCACGCGGCGGCGCCAGCGATTATCGCGGCGGCAGACAGCACGGCACGCCGTGAGTACTTCGGGTTCATTCGTTCAGACTATCGAGCATGAAGTGGGCTTTAGATGAGAACGCGAGCCAAGATCGAGTCGCCGGCGCAGTTTTCATCACATCAGCGATGCGGGGGCAGAAAGGACGTTGTTCTACGTGTCGTAGTGCTGCCCGCTGGCG
This window contains:
- a CDS encoding YncE family protein, with product MRAPTASRLRVLAILGALIASAGACSSSQAADSTSSSSSPPSSSASSASSAATSSPASTDDLLPGMPPPLSPTNVYAADTPNNFSPTVQGDRALVYVPNSKSNSVTIIDQQTMAVIGTYPITMGTEPQHVVPSYDLKTLYVASDLGPGSLTPIDPKTGQIGAPFLIDDPYNLYFTPDGLHAIVVAEDRKRLDFYDPHTWKLQHQLSVPNCAGIDHLDFTANGRRMLVSCEFADRMAVVDVATETVLHLIDLPHPGGMPQDVKLSPDGSVFYVADMMANGIYIIDGNATAVKGFIATGKEAHGLYVDRNATRLFITNRGEGSISVLDLATGKLTAKWVIPGGGSPDMGNISADGTIFWVAGRYNGVVYAISTVDGHLIKKIPVGKGPHGLCVWPLPGRYSLGHTGILR
- a CDS encoding polysaccharide deacetylase family protein; translation: MNPKYSRRAVLSAAAIIAGAAACSRAVRHAATPSTSSTAPASSTPPATSSSSAPPSGGPSVEVANGPRTRQEVALTFHGSGDPALANELFAAVSDRGVPITVFAVGTWLAANPSMAKTITDHGYELANHTYTHPTLSNLDAAATTSEIAQCRDLLVKLSGAPGRYFRQSGAQHSTPLIRSIAGQLGYPVCLSYDVDSLDWTDPGVSVIHKQTATATGGSIVSMHLGHPGTISAMPGVLADLASRGLTPVTVSHLLRA